From Streptomyces sp. HUAS MG91, the proteins below share one genomic window:
- a CDS encoding S8 family serine peptidase: MRFAQTTLRAMGGAAMVGALVLGTAPAASADATRDAQWQNKAFDIAAVHKVATGKGVTVAVLDDGVDSTHPDLTGKVLAGKRCSDGKPANQETLDDHGTGMASLIVGHGHGPGNSEGVLGLAPDAEVLPIDIFATEGSGFGVKKKTACDWDESIRYAVDHGADVISISATQSYAGEKEKEAVAYAIAHNVVVVQASGNDGIQQNSGLGSVPGVVQVGGSVQNGTPWEDENYSQKLTFTAPAKDIIVATAKGGYEVDGKFVKGDYVTGDGTSMSTAIASATFALLKQKFPDYTPGQLVNRVIKSTYIAKGVDKAKLPDAYHGYGDLSPLKALTENVAKGGENGPWDLSALPGAAKGKSGAASSPSASGATASDSSDDNSSNTMLYVGIGAGVLIVIVLIVVLATRKKNNRGGPGGPGGPGGPGGWGPGTPQQPYQQQPYQQQPYQQQPPPAGPYGGQQQSGPPGY; this comes from the coding sequence ATGCGCTTCGCGCAAACGACGCTCCGCGCGATGGGCGGCGCGGCGATGGTGGGAGCCTTGGTGCTCGGCACCGCACCGGCCGCATCGGCGGACGCGACCAGAGACGCCCAGTGGCAGAACAAGGCGTTCGACATCGCCGCCGTCCACAAGGTCGCCACGGGCAAGGGCGTCACCGTCGCCGTGCTCGACGACGGCGTGGACAGCACACATCCGGACCTGACGGGCAAGGTGCTTGCGGGTAAGCGCTGTTCGGACGGCAAGCCCGCCAACCAGGAGACCCTCGACGACCACGGTACGGGTATGGCCTCGCTGATCGTCGGCCACGGCCATGGGCCCGGGAACAGCGAAGGCGTACTGGGTCTCGCTCCGGACGCCGAGGTCCTGCCCATCGACATCTTCGCCACCGAGGGCTCGGGCTTCGGCGTCAAGAAGAAGACGGCCTGTGACTGGGACGAGTCGATTCGCTACGCCGTCGACCATGGCGCCGACGTGATCAGCATCTCGGCCACTCAGAGCTACGCGGGCGAGAAGGAAAAGGAAGCCGTCGCCTACGCGATCGCCCACAACGTCGTGGTCGTCCAGGCCTCCGGCAATGACGGGATTCAGCAGAACTCCGGTCTCGGCTCGGTTCCCGGCGTCGTCCAGGTCGGCGGTTCGGTTCAGAACGGAACCCCCTGGGAGGACGAGAACTACTCCCAGAAGCTCACGTTCACTGCCCCGGCCAAGGACATCATCGTCGCCACGGCCAAGGGCGGCTACGAGGTCGACGGCAAGTTCGTCAAAGGCGACTACGTCACCGGCGACGGCACCTCCATGTCCACCGCCATCGCCTCGGCCACGTTCGCCCTTCTCAAGCAGAAGTTCCCGGACTACACCCCCGGTCAACTGGTGAACCGCGTCATCAAGTCCACGTACATCGCCAAGGGCGTCGACAAGGCGAAGCTCCCCGACGCGTACCACGGCTACGGTGACCTCAGCCCGCTCAAGGCTCTCACCGAGAACGTCGCCAAGGGCGGCGAGAACGGCCCCTGGGACCTGTCCGCGCTGCCCGGGGCGGCCAAGGGCAAGAGCGGCGCCGCGTCGTCACCGTCCGCTTCCGGCGCGACCGCCTCCGACAGCAGCGACGACAACAGCTCCAACACCATGCTCTACGTCGGCATCGGCGCCGGTGTCCTCATCGTCATCGTGCTGATCGTCGTCCTGGCCACCCGCAAGAAGAACAACCGCGGCGGCCCGGGCGGACCCGGTGGCCCCGGGGGACCCGGCGGCTGGGGTCCCGGTACCCCGCAGCAGCCCTACCAGCAACAGCCTTACCAGCAGCAGCCTTACCAACAACAGCCGCCGCCGGCCGGTCCTTACGGTGGACAGCAGCAGAGTGGGCCTCCCGGCTACTGA